The window CACAATCAGACTTTCATTTGCGGAACAAAACATGTAAACACTAATTAGAGTGCTGTTCTTGCTACTTTTAAGTGACAATTGAGGAACCCTAGAGTGAGGATACCGGGTTTCCTAGAATGAAGAATCACTTCGTGAATGCTCATCGGCGCTGTTCGCCATGACAGGTAGTTCACATCTAAATCCATCAAGCCCTCAAAAAAGCCTCCTGCAAAAGGACATGGCATCATCAAACGAAGCTAGGAATGCTGAGAGTAACAAAAGAGCAAGCCAGAAATGATGATATTGGGAACTAGTAGCAGTAGGACATCAGACCACCAAGTTTTGTTTCCAAAGTCCTAAAATTTCATAGGGTCCAACAGCGCTCACCTGAACAGATCCTACCACTCCTCAGAGTTTAGGCTAGAAACGTCTGTAAATGTGCGTACACAGCATCTTCGAAGCTGTTAAAACCTCAGAGTTGTGAGAGTGGATTATGAACCTGAGTTAGAAAATGAGAGGATTACAATATCCTGGGCAAAAGGATGCTAGCCCGCTATTCTAGAGTGTATTACAGGCCGTTTTCGGACTGCTTGTTGAAGTACTCGGAGATGGTACTTGTTCCAAAGAGCTAATTATCCACCCGAGAGGAACAGACGGCAAAAGAATTAATAAGGGGCCTGCCTCCAGAAAATGCTGGGGCAGTATGAGAAACTGGTTAGAATGGCACAGGGCCGCCCCTGCTGAAACCGACGTCAAAGATCCAAATGTCACGACTGAACCATCCTCCGACTATTCCTACATCGACATCCCCTCAGCCGCCAATCTATTTGACTTCTTCGCTAGACCAGCTGCCATCAATAGCGGCAACTGTATCAGCGCCAGGTACATGGTTTATGGGCTCATGAATCTCAGGGGTGTCTTATTAAATAGCGATAGAGACATGAACCCGCCCACCGAGAGGAAGATCAGAGAAGCCGACAAGGTCCGAAAAATCCTTGGCGGATTTGATCCGAGGCAAGACAGGGTACAAATGATATATCCGTTTTTGGTTGGCTTTGTTGAGGACAGGCTGCTAACGACACTTCGGCATGGCGTCGCTTGCAATAAGAATTGATGGCGGTATCCATTCTCGCCAGCTGGAGTGGCTGTCTCAGAAAGTTTCAAAGGCATAGTTGAGGAGGTCTTGGAAGGCATAGACGAAAGAACCTCATTTCTGGCTTCGAGCCCGACGCATTTGGACAGTACATCATGCACAATCATAATCACCTCTCCACCCTTGGTTACTATTTCTCGACCATTTATGACCTTCAAAAGCTGTTATTGGCGATTGGGACGGGCACACATGCCCTCTAGAGTGATTCTTTCCACTTACTACCAGGCCAAGAATGCCTCTCTTCTTCGCAAGGCACGGCAGACCAACAATGCTAGAACACATGCGATTTCTTCCCCAAGGAGAGCGACATCAGGGGAAACGAACGTCCCAAACCTACATTATTATGTGCCAGAGACGCCGCAGGCAGGTTGGTACAGGAACAAACTACGACGATGGAGACTGATCTTCATCCCAGGCCATGATAGCGGTGTTGAGTGTCTCGTCCAGTCTGCTCAAGCGCACGCAAAGGAGCAGTTCAACTTCCATGCTCGCAGCAATAAGGAAGATAGTCTTCGTCATTTGAGGTCCCAGGTCGGACCGGAAACAACCGAGTTCTTCGACACTCCAGTCCTCGCGAGCAGCAAGGCCGGCCCATTTAACTTCGACGCCACTCTCGTCAGGAAACCTAGGCGATGCAACGTTGGGCTCAGAACCAGAAATCACCAAGAGGAGAATGGTGTCGCTCTGCAAGAACCAAGACCATATCCTTGAAAATAAGGAAAAGGTAGTGTTACTCACGGGTGGAATCTTTTGAAGCACAGGCGTGGTCAGAAGGATACACAAGGTGACCGATAAGCAAGCCAACATGTGTCCCTCCTAGTACTTTGGGATCCCTCCACCCCCACACCACCTTCTTGTACGTGCGTTTGGAAGATCTCCAGCTTCGGGCACGGCCAGCCGGTTGTCCAAATTCCACGACCGTGGCACCGCGTGGTGGTCTGGCTTTCATCGAATCCATGGTGGTCCCGGAATACTTCACAGCTTGAGCCGCAGTCATGCTGGAGGCAATTGTCGTTAGTGAGAGAGTAGGCGAGGCGCCTCCAGAAGAACTGGAGAGAACAGGTCCATCATTTCTCACAATGGTAAGTCAAAGCCCACAACCGTGACATGCACATCCGTGCCGACAAAGACTAATATTGGATGTGGCCTGTTCCATGAAAAATACGATGTTACCGATCCTCGGCACGGTAAGATATTGGTGTGAAACACGTACGTCCTGCTCCAACTATAACGGAAGAAGGGTCAGGGTTCATCATAAATAAGAAGGCGAGAAGGACTGCCTGGTTATTCTAGAGACGTAGTGGGAGTTCCAGGACAGGACGATGAATAGAGAGGGGCCCGACGAGCTGAGGATTGCAATTTTATCTCCCTCACGATGTAGGAGCAAGAGCCATCTTTTTTGACGAGGTTCAGTGCGGCGCTACCCTTGACTTCCTATGTGGAAGGACTGAACCGGACAAGGTTTGATAATTCTCCGGGCTCTCTATGGGTAGTCATCACTAGACACTGCGTCTTTTCGCTCCCGTCAGCCATCTGATGAGCATCGTGACCCATACATGTCAAGGGTAGACGCTGCAAGACCAAAACAGGAATCCCAAAGTGATCTCGTCACCAAACACCGTTACCGAACAGATGTCACCGTTCAGTGGTCGCGAGACACACAGGCGAGGAATGAGGAGTACTTAAAATGTCTCGACCGGCGCGGGGCCGATCCCGAGGGGAAGTTCTGATTGTAGCCGGGAGAAGTCCCTGTAGTTGGAAAAGATGTGTAATATGTCTCATGGGGACATGACCCGCCCGATGCACCTGATTAAACCCAGGAAAATAATGAAAAAAAGGGAAACTGATAAAAAGAACATTGTGCCGTCGTCTCGCAAAATCCAAACGCTGATATCCACACGCCAGTAATTTCCCCGTCTCTCTCTGCTCTGCGAGATCCCtagctctctctctctctctctctctctctctctttctcattGTCTGTCTTTCGCGGTGATCTGAtcgcctctccctctttttctACAAATCATTCGCTAATGGGGAATTCGTGCAGGTGACTCCTATTgcacctccttctcctttcccTTGTCGTTTGTCgcggcatcgtcttcgtgATACAGGCCGTGCTCTTCAATATACTTGATGACCTCAGCGGGGATGAGCTGTGTTGTGCGTCCTTTGTCAGCAATTGGTCTCCTTGGGGATAGAGCAGTGGGGCGCGAATGATGGATGAGTGAACCGCCCACCGGAAAGGAATCATCGACCACGGGAAGAAGGGAATcggtggtgacggtggtgatggGCATGTACGGGCAGTAGAGAACGAGCgaaagggagggaagggagaaCCTACGTAATCGATGCTCATATTCCTCCTCAGTAACAGCCGGATCTTGGTACTCGACACGTCGTTGGGGACGACCTGCGGGATGTAGTAGATCTGGTCCTCGTATTCCTTGAGGTtgccgagggcctcgtcaaTGTTGACGCCGGCCCTCTCGAGCACGAAGGCGCCAAAGTCGCCGAGGATGTGGCGCAGGTCGGAGGGGGACCAGACGCCGGGCTGGCTCATGGTGTTGAtgaggtcggcgccggcgagaacGGCGATGCGGACGCGCTTGCCGTTGCAGCCGCCACGCTTGACGTTGATCTCGTGCTCAAagtggtcgaggacgacggcggtgggCACGTAAGCCGTCTGCTCGGCCTCCCAGGGATCGACCATGAGGAAGCGCGAAGTCTGCTCGGCGGCAATCTCGCAcatgcggcggcggtggcaggCGGGGGCCAAGCCGCGCTTCTTGTAGGCGTCGGAGACGGGGGACAGGTAAGAGCCGATGAGCTCGAAGTTTGTGTTGTAGCGGACGTAgtcggcggccatgacggcCATGCGCAGGTGGAGGAAGGTGATGGGGCTGTAGGAGCccggggcgacgaggacaagagGCTCGCGGTCGGGTTCGGACTGCTGCAGGCGGAGGCGGTGTTCCGGGAAGTTGTAGCCGGGAGGCGTCATGGCCTCGATGGTCTCGGGGGTGGCGACCATCGTGAGGTTGCTGtggttgtttttgttgttcttggtggtggtgtttcgggcggcggggaggttGTTACGCAGCGTGCTGAGACGccggaggggaggggtcgGGGGGCGGGACGCTTGCGACGAGAACAGCCGGAACGTTCCAGCTCGCATCAACCGTTCCGCGCCTGTTGCTTCGTCCCTTGTCGGGAGGCAAGGGAGAGATAaactcggcggcgacggcggcggcaaatTGAGGGAAGTTGCTTTGAGGTTGGCTCCTTGGAGTCGGAGGGAGAACAGATGGAGATACGTCTAGATGGTAGTGTGCGAGGgagtgtgcgtgtgtgcgtgagAGAAGTGTGGTTCGTCTCGGGATGCGGCTATCGGTAGGTCGGTGCCTAGGCACAAGGCAGCGGGCGGCGGAAGAGACGGGGGATGACGGGGACTAGTAGGTGCTCGTTCTGCTCTGGTCTGTTTGGGAAGAAACGACAATTGAGATTCGTCAGCCTTGCGCCATATACGTCATGTGCGAACCGTTGTTGCGGTATGGTGtacctttttcttcttcctcctcttcttcttttgtcGATGGATTCCTGAATCGGTGGGATGGCGGTGTTGGATGCGCGACCTGTTTGTCTTTTCCtacttttcttcttttttggGATGACACGACAGAATGGAACGTCTCTAGCAGCCCTTGTTTTGGGGGGGGTTTTGGTCGGAGGGGGTAGTGGTTTCGGTTCGGCAAGCCTGGATTTCGGGCGGATTGCGTGACTAAGACTGAGGATGACACTGAGACTTTTTCGTTTCTGCGTTTCTACCGGTGATTGCAAGCCCGCAGCGAATGATTTCgcagggaggaggggcgggggaatggggagggcggcgctcTGCGGCCAGACTTGCCTTCGCATCGAGGGGTCGGTGGAGTCGAAGACAAGCATTAGTCATCTGGAACCCCGCAGCCGCGTGGGTTCTGATTGGTAGGGAAGAAGTTTCGGCGCATCGGAGAAAAACCGGGTCAAGGGCGGAGTTGCGGTTCCAGGCCCGGCGGCTACTCCGATCTCCGTCTTCGGCGCACCAGCTCTAGGCCACGACTGCCCGCTCTTTTACTTAGGTAGCCTGTGGAACTCACTTCAAAGGCTCCCCTATTCGACATTTGtactcctcgtccagctgtGAAGGGGTTTGTCCTCTGGGTACTCGTCAAGCTGCTGAGGTTTATGggaggccgacgatgcgTTGTAGCGGCTGTGTACGACCATGTGCAGCCGGCAAATGCCGAATGGCTCCGGATGACGCGCGTGCGGCACGCTGCGCCGGTTAAGTCTCCCCTAAAACCGAAACCCCGCAAGGGTTGGAGTCGCAAGCCTGGAAGAGGACCAACCCAAACGCCAAAGTAAATCTGTCAAATTGGTGAACCCGTTGAACTTAACTTTTGCGCAAGCTCGACCGTTGACTCCGTGAGTTCCATCGCATTGATCTGTCGACGGACACGAGTCAAGTTCTAGCAGGCGATTGTTTCCTTTCTAATGATAAGTTCTTTGAGGCAACCGAGAACCACTTCGTGTCtttgtcctcgtcctcgtcctctaGCCCGAAACCCCTCAAAGTGACAAACGTCTCAACAGCGAAGAGCGTCGTTTCTCTTGGCCCTGCTCAtggagaggagaggacgCAGTGGCCTCCTAAGACCCTACCCCATAGGGAAGTCGCTTGCTGACTTGTGTGGCACACGTGATTGTGTTTCTTCGCAGCCCAAGTTTTGAATTTCAAGACCTGTCTCGCAC is drawn from Colletotrichum destructivum chromosome 6, complete sequence and contains these coding sequences:
- a CDS encoding Putative Cytidyltransferase-like domain, nicotinate/nicotinamide nucleotide adenylyltransferase — encoded protein: MRAGTFRLFSSQASRPPTPPLRRLSTLRNNLPAARNTTTKNNKNNHSNLTMVATPETIEAMTPPGYNFPEHRLRLQQSEPDREPLVLVAPGSYSPITFLHLRMAVMAADYVRYNTNFELIGSYLSPVSDAYKKRGLAPACHRRRMCEIAAEQTSRFLMVDPWEAEQTAYVPTAVVLDHFEHEINVKRGGCNGKRVRIAVLAGADLINTMSQPGVWSPSDLRHILGDFGAFVLERAGVNIDEALGNLKEYEDQIYYIPQVVPNDVSSTKIRLLLRRNMSIDYLIPAEVIKYIEEHGLYHEDDAATNDKGKEKEVQ